A genomic region of Aspergillus oryzae RIB40 DNA, chromosome 1 contains the following coding sequences:
- a CDS encoding uncharacterized protein (predicted protein), whose translation MSTIEELESLFPEDPTTPSLGLIASNGGQITLPYSTGGSGKPIAILGSGCRPSKLESDDAHAPFNAKTALSDRSLKESVRFRIEDGALSKFHKAITSSSHATAEHLSISGCGRVGGKFLGASASGRYNKAVSDNGHELKASIQASIRTGTVYIDEPRFSLNALADTHRSQSKPSYFSEIYGEYYVASLQLGADAGLLASSASKEHMETESLDVKATLHILWWDIEKNIHTESHSSDFWSQIKVTGFDTLTGEDLTHISPQGDGEVMNYVQRVTELEARVRQKMDGFALTKNKVVDWHMSK comes from the exons ATGTCCACCATAGAAGAGCTAGAATCCCTCTTCCCCGAGGATCCCACCACCCCATCCCTCGGTTTAATCGCATCTAACGGAGGGCAAATCACACTTCCATACTCCACTGGAGGAAGTGGCAAACCCATTGCCATCCTCGGCTCAGGGTGTCGCCCATCTAAGCTAGAGAGCGACGATGCGCATGCTCCATTCAATGCTAAAACCGCCTTGTCGGATAGAAGTTTGAAAGAAAGCGTTCGCTTTCGAATTGAGGATGGCGCGCTCTCGAAGTTCCATAAAGCCATTACGTCGAGTTCGCACGCCACGGCTGAGCATTTGAGTATCTCGGGTTGTGGTCGGGTTGGGGGGAAGTTTTTGGGCGCGAGTGCGAGCGGGCGATACAATAAGGCTGTTTCGGATAATGGACAT GAGTTGAAAGCCTCCATTCAAGCCTCTATCCGGACTGGGACGGTTTACATCGACGAGCCGCGCTTTTCGCTAAATGCGTTGGCTGATACGCACAGATCACAATCTAAACCGTCTTATTTTTCTGAAATATACGGCGAGTACTACGTGGCCAGTCTACAGCTCGGCGCAGACGCAGGGCTTCTTGCATCCAGTGCATCCAAAGAACACATGGAGACAGAAAGTCTCGACGTCAAAGCCACCCTGCATATTCTGTGGTGGGACATTGAAAAAAACATCCACACCGAAAGCCATTCGTCAGACTTCTGGTCACAGATTAAGGTGACTGGCTTTGATACGTTGACTGGGGAGGACTTGACTCATATATCGCCACAGGGAGATGGGGAGGTCATGAATTACGTCCAGCGAGTCACTGAATTGGAGGCAAGGGTTAGGCAGAAGATGGACGGGTTTGCATTGACTAAGAATAAAGTAGTGGATTGGCATATGT CCAAGTGA
- a CDS encoding uncharacterized protein (predicted protein), with translation MAPLLAPYNSAMRLGSGFNSYTHELCLDDAVKKGTGSPPKLSDGEGVAQSVVFKTSVIDKMSDITDALNISGALTIKYNNLIDGTGKGSFINSNKIKDADINFLISVKVINQTVTDNALTEFAPIDNLPAEKFTEVYGDTFISGFQEGGEFNAVISIKVKDKNQVENIKADAAVALTTPSFGSEKPKAENTETYAVAPNDQNNEQGNEQQGGNEAGEETKKKEDGADSPTGLAIKGNAEVEKNLQDLFQENETTVSVSYSGGGQDLKKRTFSFVTLDKDTNKATLADDDWNVKNMRAAALRFPALVAKTPVRTNAVLTKYTALRSFHTQKKDKNNKEAVPLSYENASVYTSILEDAFLDYKNIYKEIRLSEGDLASGKKEFEASTAKESTGKENTSKESTGKESTYSGRSIYNSRHACANNAESDGTRKDATPQAHIATEPFAPTLAGFESAKCYIRRNMNLIVREVDEIKKNPDRASEDRPLPCQSPIIFKQYLPVPKEPSKPTV, from the exons ATGGCACCCCTTCTGGCTCCCTATAACAGTGCTATGAGACTTGGCTCTGGCTTCAACTCATACACACATGAGCTGTGCCTCGATGATGCCGTCAAAAAGGGAACCGGTAGCCCCCCGAAGCTTTCAGACGGCGAAGGTGTCGCCCAGTCTGTTGTCTTTAAGACGAGTGTCATAGACAAGATGTCTGACATTACGGATGCTCTCAAT ATCAGCGGAGCCCTCACTATCAAATACAACAATCTTATCGATGGAACCGGCAAGGGATCTTTTATCAACTCCAATAAGATCAAAGACGCCGATATCAATTTTCTGATTAGTGTCAAGGTGATCAATCAGACTGTCACGGATAATGCACTGACCGAGTTTGCTCCGATCGATAATCTTCCTGCTGAGAAGTTCACCGAGGTTTATGGCGATACTTTTATCTCAGGCTTccaggaaggaggagagtTTAACGCAGTCATTTcgatcaaggtcaaggaTAAGAATCAGGTCGAGAATATCAAAGCAGA TGCGGCTGTCGCCTTGACCACCCCCTCATTCGGAAGTGAAAAGCCCAAGGCAGAAAATACAGAAACGTATGCTGTTGCTCCCAATGATCAAAATAATGAACAAGGTAATGAACAGCAAGGAGGCAACGAAGCAGGAgaggagacgaagaagaaggaggacGGGGCCGACAGTCCCACGGGGTTGGCCATAAAAGGGAACGCAGAGGTTGAAAAGAACCTGcaagatctcttccaggagaaCGAAACGACCGTTTCTGTCAGCTATTCAGGGGGTGGGCAGGACCTAAAGAAGCGTACGTTCTCGTTCGTTACGCTGGATAAAGATACTAACAAAGCTACTTTAGCtgatgatgattggaatgtgAAGAACATGCGAGCGGCAGCACTTCGATTCCCCGCTCTAGTGGCTAAGACACCTGTTCGCACCAATGCAGTGCTCACAAAGTATACGGCTCTCAGAAGCTTTCATacccaaaagaaagacaagaacaacaaggagGCTGTTCCTCTGTCGTATGAGAATGCGAGTGTTTACACTTCAATCTTGGAGGATGCGTTTCTGGATTATAAAAACATCTACAAGGAGATTCGGTTATCGGAGGGAGATTTGGCTTCCGGCAAGAAGGAATTCGAGGCGAGCACTGCCAAGGAGAGCACAGGGAAGGAAAACACTAGCAAGGAAAGCACAGGCAAGGAGAGCACATACAGCGGTAGGTCCATCTACAATTCAAGACACGCATGTGCTAACAACGCAGAATCTGATGGTACGAGAAAAGATGCCACTCCACAGGCGCATATTGCCACAGAGCCATTTGCGCCAACACTCGCTGGGTTCGAATCAGCCAAGTGTTATATTCGGCGAAACATGAATTTGATTGTGAGAGAG GTTGATgaaatcaagaagaaccctGACCGCGCGAGTGAGGACCGTCCTCTGCCGTGCCAGAGTCCGATTATCTTCAAACAGTACCTTCCAGTGCCAAAAGAGCCGTCTAAGCCGACTGTGTAG
- a CDS encoding uncharacterized protein (predicted protein): MSPLTAPYNDSMRIGSGFNSYTQQLRVNDAVIKENKTALTDKDLRGNSTGKADTISQQVTFTSKFVEHASDITEALNISGALEIKYQGMGAKAAGSYLDSSKVKESDINYFVQVKVVNQQLIADDATKFNVIPNIPVTNQKRFTEVYGDSYISGFLEGGEFNALLSIKLNNKENATKVKGALSVELSKAGFGISGQAEGDFNKSEIAQNSETSITYGHFEFISIYTLMGTDRVSWAGGGDIRDARTKLEGWTIDSMAKAAFAFPDQVRKIPQRTHAVITKYSALRSYQLLSNKGSPLDYENAGVYTNSLLESYLDYKDIWKAIGIRMLYSFI; this comes from the exons ATGAGTCCCCTAACAGCTCCGTACAATGATTCCATGCGTATTGGCTCTGG GTTCAATTCCTACACCCAGCAGCTACGAGTCAACGATGCCGTCatcaaggaaaataaaaCTGCCTTGACCGACAAAGACCTCAGGGGCAATTCGACTGGCAAAGCAGACACAATCAGCCAACAAGTGACCTTTACTTCGAAGTTTGTCGAGCATGCCAGCGATATTACCGAGGCGTTGAATATCAGTG GCGCACTGGAAATCAAATACCAGGGAATGGGAGCAAAGGCTGCAGGAT CCTACCTCGACTCCTCCAAAGTCAAGGAAAGCGACATCAACTACTTTGTGCAAGTCAAGGTGGTCAACCAGCAGCTTATCGCCGACGATGCTACCAAATTCAACGTCATTCCCAATATCCCCGTCACCAATCAGAAGCGCTTCACCGAGGTTTACGGGGACAGCTACATCTCTGGCTTCCTCGAGGGCGGCGAGTTCAATGCTCTCCTCTCgattaaattaaataacaAGGAGAATGCCACGAAGGTCAAGGGAGCGCTGTCGGTCGAACTCTCCAAGGCTGGTTTTGGTATTTCCGGTCAGGCTGAGGGGGACTTTAATAAGAGTGAAATTGCCCAGAACTCGGAAACATCTATCACGTATGGTCACTTCGAATTCATATCGATATATACGCTAATGGGAACTGATAGGGTGTCTTGGGCTGGAGGGGGTGATATCCGCGATGCCAGGACCAAGTTAGAAGGGTGGACGATCGACAGCATGGCCAAagctgcctttgcctttccggATCAAGTCCGCAAGATTCCGCAGAGAACGCATGCCGTTATCACCAAGTATTCGGCCTTGAGGTCGTATCAACTCCTGTCAAACAAGGGCAGTCCGCTCGATTATGAGAATGCGGGTGTCTATACAAACTCTCTTCTGGAGAGCTATCTCGATTACAAGGATATTTGGAAGGCGATTGGAATCCGTATGCTCTATTCTTTCATCTAA
- a CDS encoding uncharacterized protein (predicted protein), giving the protein MPPYKHLCAVVALAALLIPGSRGATFDGSRYLWYDTPGTRFNASLPVGNGRLGGTLYCLPTEIVTWNEDSVWSGTFQDRVNSNALDGFPKVRNLLVNGNITAAGELALSDMTGSSVDQREYQVLSNLYVDLGQRGDATNLVWYLDTLEGYTACEYGFDGVSYTVANGIASIVMKARTGEADYSTFTAGVRVVVDGGNVTANGDKLYVTGATTVVFFLDAESSYRYATDSDQETELNRKLDAATELGYEALRKEAITDHKDLAGRVTLDLGSSTDDAASLPPNERMTNYRSSPDHDVQFATLVFNYGRHLLIASSRRTRERSLSPGLQGIWNQDYSPSWGAKYTVNINLEMNYWPAETTNLNELTSPLWDLLALIQERGGDVAEKMHGCPGFVLHHNTDLWGDSVPVHNGTKYSIWPMGGAWLALHMMEHYRFTGDKTFLKEQACPIFKSAFEFFECYLFDVDGYLTTGPSCSPENAFQIPSDMTVAGKEEALTMSPTLDNSMLFELLTALNETHQILEIDNDLSGSVQTYLGKIRPPRIGSDGQIL; this is encoded by the exons ATGCCACCCTACAAGCATCTCTGCGCGGTAGTCGCTCTGGCAGCCCTCCTCATACCGGGAAGCCGTGGGGCGACCTTTGATGGCTCTCGCTACCTCTGGTACGACACGCCCGGTACACGATTCAACGCAAGTCTTCCAGTCGGTAATGGCCGTTTGGGCGGAACGCTCTACTGCCTCCCGACAGAGATTGTCACCTGGAACGAAGACTCGGTCTGGAGTGGTACCTTCCAGGATCGAGTGAACTCAAACGCCCTAGACGGGTTCCCTAAAGTCCGAAACCTCCTGGTCAATGGAAACATCACGGCTGCAGGGGAATTGGCTTTGTCAGATATGACCGGGTCGTCTGTAGACCAGCGCGAGTATCAGGTTCTGTCGAACCTGTatgttgatcttggccagaGGGGGGATGCAACGAATCTGGTCTGGTACCTTGATACTCTTGAAGGATACACAGCTTGCGAGTATGGGTTTGATGGCGTGAGCTACAC TGTTGCAAATGGCATCGCCTCGATCGTGATGAAAGCCCGCACGGGAGAGGCGGATTACTCTACCTTTACTGCAGGGGTGAGAGTGGTCGTTGATGGAG GCAACGTGACTGCCAATGGGGACAAACTGTATGTGACAGGCGCGACGACTgtggtcttcttcctcgacgcAGAGTCGTCCTATCGGTATGCGACAGATAGCGACCAAGAGACGGAATTGAATCGGAAGCTCGACGCTGCCACCGAGCTGGGCTACGAGGCACTCCGTAAGGAGGCAATTACAGATCACAAAGACCTTGCGGGCCGGGTTACTCTTGACTTGGGTTCCTCAACTGATGACGCTGCTTCGCTGCCACCAAACGAGCGCATGACGAACTACAGATCATCTCCAGACCATGACGTTCAATTTGCGACTCTCGTGTTCAATTACGGAAGGCATCTGCTGATCGCCTCATCTCGCAGGACCAGAGAGCGGTCGTTGTCCCCTGGCTTGCAAGGGATCTGGAACCAGGACTACAGCCCATCCTGGGGTGCGAAATACACggtcaacatcaacctcgaGATGAACTACTGGCCTGCAGAAACGACTAATCTGAACGAACTGACTTCCCCACTGTGGGATCTTCTCGCACTTATCCAGGAGCGCGGGGGAGACgtggcggagaagatgcatgGGTGCCCGGGGTTCGTGCTGCACCATAATACCGATCTCTGGGGAGATTCCGTGCCCGTTCACAATGGAACGAAGTATTCAATCTGGCCGATGGGGGGCGCTTGGTTGGCTCTTCACATGATGGAACATTACCGGTTCACCGGCGACAAGACATTCCTCAAGGAGCAGGCGTGTCCGATCTTCAAGAGTGCGTTTGAGTTTTTTGAATGCTACCTCTTCGATGTGGATGGATACCTGACTACCGGACCCTCGTGCTCACCGGAGAATGCGTTCCAGATTCCCTCGGATATGACGGTcgcaggaaaagaagaggcaCTGACAATGAGCCCGACACTGGACAACAGCATGCTATTCGAATTGCTGACTGCGCTGAATGAAACGCACCAAATCCTCGAAATCGACAACGACCTGTCAGGCTCCGTGCAAACGTACTTGGGCAAGATCAGACCTCCGCGAATTGGCTCAGATGGGCAGATCCTCTAA
- a CDS encoding MFS transporter (predicted protein), protein MSSFWKKPSLRVRDGDRTRAVELTLRESLYPICLVTSLFFLWGFSYGLLDTLNKHFQETLNISQARSSGLQAAYFGAYPLAPLGHPAWILRHYGYRAVYIWGLFLYGHSHTRGKHG, encoded by the exons ATGTcctccttctggaagaaaccCAGCTTGAGGGTGCGTGACGGCGACAGGACTCGCGCTGTCGAATTGACCCTGCGAGAGTCGCTGTACCCGATTTGTCTCGTAACcagcctcttcttcctgtgGGGCTTCTCTTACGGTCTGCTCGATACTCTGAACAAACATTTCCAGGAGACACTGAATATCTCCCAGGCACGGTCCTCGGGTCTTCAGGCTGCCTACTTTGG GGCCTATCCCCTCGCACCGCTTGGGCACCCGGCATGGATTCTTCGCCACTATGGTTATCGAGCTGTCTATATCTGGGGACTCTTCCTGTACGGTCATTCTCATACCCGAGGCAAGCACGGGTGA
- a CDS encoding uncharacterized protein (permeases of the major facilitator superfamily): protein MPNMTPSECLERLGHGERDVERDSSPSQDEKRPITGIKWFLLVASTLTGSFLYALDNTIVANIAPVIVNHFDSVDDLPWMSVGFMIGAVAVVLIVGKLYTLYNAKWLYIIFTVIFMAASALCGAAPTINAEIVGRVFAGVGGNGMYIGVLTLLSLNTTSRERPQYLSLTGLVWGLGTVLGPVVGGGFELYTWRWAFYINLLFGIILLPLYLFVIPSMSVTPDLSLRHKLATFDWVGSILSVAAFTTLVMGINFGGTLYAWNAAQIIALFVLSGVLWITFALQQGFAIATSFYNRIFPIHLLKRKEPALLFIVCASAGIVTYPSVYYIPIYFQYTKGDNAILSAVRLLPFICLLVVAIQGSGIMMSRLGYYKPWYLAGSAIALIPAVLMATIVETHTSPSVLYGLELVLGLGAGLYAQAAFAVIQAVTPPADSGDGLTLMILAQLTGMTLGLSITGAIFVNVAQNRLYQLLPKLPREQVSRIVSGTSSKLLAKLPMHIREQALDIIVLAWRDVFPVGRLGTSSYAAPIVSYCWIVILKLTGGRLWMAMSSCRV from the exons ATGCCGAATATGACACCGTCAGAGTGCCTGGAGCGCCTTGGGCATGGCGAGCGTGACGTTGAGAGGGACTCCTCTCCTAGTCAGGATGAGAAGCGGCCAATTACTGGGATCAAA TGGTTTCTACTGGTAGCGAGCACTTTGACAGGTAGCTTCCTCTACGCTTTGGACAATACTATTGTGGCCAATATTGCACCG GTTATTGTGAACCACTTTGATTCCGTTGATGATTTGCCATGGATGTCGGTTGG GTTTATGATCGGAGCCGTGGCGGTGGTTCTCATTGTGGGTAAATTGTATACTCTCTACAACGCCAAGTGGTTGTACATCATTTTCACAGTCATCTTTATGGCTGCTTCGGCACTCTGCGGCGCCGCTCCGACTATAAATGCTGAGATTGTTGGACGAGTATTTGCTGGTGTGGGAGGAAATGGGATGTATATTGGTGTCCTCACGCTGCTATCGCTGAATACGACGAGCCGCGAACGTCCACAGTATCTCAGTCTAAC CGGGCTAGTCTGGGGCCTAGGAACAGTCCTCGGCCCAGTTGTCGGCGGTGGATTTGAGTTGTATACCTGGCGCTGGGCCTTCTATATTAACTTGTTATTCGGCATTATCCTACTTCCACTTTATCTTTTTGTGATTCCGTCCATGTCTGTAACACCGGACCTATCCCTGCGACATAAACTGGCTACTTTCGACTGGGTTGGATCCATCCTCAGTGTTGCGGCATTCACAACCCTAGTTATGGGTATTAACTTTGGAGGAACGCTCTATGCCTGGAATGCAGCACAGATCATTGCTCTTTTTGTTCTGTCGGGTGTCCTGTGGATAACATTTGCTTTACAGCAGGGATTCGCTATTGCCACCTCCTTCTACAACCGGATATTCCCCATACATTTACTGAAGCGAAAGGAGCCGGCTCTTCTGTTCATTGTATGTGCCTCGGCGGGTATAGTCACTTACCCGAGCGTCTATTACATTCCGATCTACTTCCAATATACAAAAGGCGATAATGCAATTTTATCAGCTGTACGGCTACTTCCTTTTATCTGTCTGCTAGTCGTGGCCATTCAGGGAAGTGGCATCATGATGTCCCGACTTGGTTACTATAAGCCATGGTATCTGGCCGGAAGCGCCATTGCCCTTATTCCAGCAGTTCTAATGG CTACTATCGTGGAAACACACACATCTCCCAGCGTGCTATACGGTCTCGAACTTGTTCTAGGATTAGGTGCCGGCTTGTACGCTCAGGCCGCATTTGCTGTGATCCAAGCTGTCACCCCGCCGGCTGATAGCGGTGACGGATTGACTCTAATGATACTTG CTCAACTTACTGGAATGACACTGGGGCTGTCCATTACGGGTGCCATCTTCGTCAATGTCGCCCAAAACCGCTTATACCAATTGTTACCGAAGCTTCCCCGGGAACAGGTCTCTCGCATTGTGTCAGGGACCAGCAGTAAGCTTCTGGCCAAGTTACCTATGCACATCCGAGAGCAAGCTCTGGACATCATTGTCCTTGCTTGGCGTGACGT